A stretch of the Lactuca sativa cultivar Salinas chromosome 9, Lsat_Salinas_v11, whole genome shotgun sequence genome encodes the following:
- the LOC111892979 gene encoding uncharacterized protein LOC111892979 → MDPCPYVRILVGSLGLKFSGGTTPPSTYYCKIKLKNDLTQFADISSIADGDGNQVNDQVQACFNLKKSEFDKLVDKSNVLKMEVYSGRRSNPICGFGSSKLLGVVTVGLDSEAVSGGGNRGCSVVRNGWVGIGDRSSKNPVQLHLSIRVERDPRFVFEFDGEPECSPQVFQVNGNLRQAVFTCKFSFRNNREQKLRSDSSLSETKNSKIWLRSIRNDKEKPVKERKGWSITIHDLSGSPVAMASMVTPFVPSNGTDSVCSSNPGAWLILRPGHSTWKPWGRLEAWRESKGKDHLGYRFELLPDAAVSGLDPVTLSNSTISSKTGGKFTIDMSNGSSPNSTPNGSFGSGSGSGSDFEIGSWAHLMYQGFVMSSSVAGGGRCSKPEVEVGVQHVTCTEDAAAFVALAAAMDLSMDACQPFSRKLRKELRHDGEESIF, encoded by the exons ATGGATCCGTGTCCTTACGTGCGAATACTCGTCGGAAGTTTAGGATTGAAGTTTTCCGGTGGTACTACACCGCCGTCGACATATTATTGCAAGATTAAACTCAAAAACGATCTTACCCAGTTCGCGGATATCAGTTCTATCGCAGATGGTGATGGTAATCAAGTTAATGATCAAGTTCAAGCTTGCTTTAATTTGAAGAAATCTGAGTTTGATAAGCTCGTTGATAAATCAAACGTGTTAAAGATGGAGGTTTATTCGGGCCGGAGGAGTAATCCGATTTGTGGGTTTGGGAGCAGTAAGCTTCTTGGAGTTGTGACGGTGGGTTTGGATTCGGAGGCGGTTTCCGGTGGTGGTAACCGTGGATGTTCGGTGGTTCGGAACGGGTGGGTAGGGATTGGTGATCGGAGTTCGAAAAATCCGGTTCAGTTGCATTTGAGTATTCGGGTCGAACGTGACCCGAGATTTGTGTTCGAGTTTGATGGTGAACCCGAGTGTAGCCCACAAGTATTCCAAGTGAACGGGAATCTTCGTCAAGCTGTGTTTACTTGCAAATTCAGTTTCAGAAACAATAGAGAACAGAAATTGAGATCTGA TTCGTCGTTATCGGAAACAAAGAACTCAAAAATATGGTTAAGATCGATACGAAATGATAAAGAAAAGCCTGTAAAAGAACGAAAAGGATGGTCAATTACAATTCACGATCTTTCCGGTTCGCCGGTGGCTATGGCGTCAATGGTGACGCCGTTTGTCCCATCAAACGGAACAGACAGCGTCTGCTCGTCGAACCCCGGCGCGTGGCTCATTCTCCGACCGGGTCACAGCACGTGGAAGCCATGGGGCCGTTTGGAGGCGTGGCGGGAGTCGAAAGGTAAAGATCACCTCGGCTACCGGTTCGAGCTTCTACCGGACGCCGCCGTGAGTGGGCTGGATCCGGTGACGTTATCCAACTCCACCATCAGCTCCAAAACCGGTGGGAAATTCACCATAGACATGAGTAATGGAAGCTCACCGAATTCCACCCCAAATGGGAGTTTCGGATCCGGGTCTGGGTCAGGCTCTGATTTCGAAATCGGGTCATGGGCGCATTTGATGTATCAAGGTTTTGTGATGTCGTCATCGGTGGCCGGCGGAGGACGGTGTAGTAAGCCGGAGGTGGAAGTTGGTGTTCAGCACGTGACATGCACGGAGGATGCAGCCGCTTTTGTTGCATTGGCGGCGGCGATGGATTTGAGTATGGATGCTTGTCAGCCGTTCTCTAGGAAGCTCCGAAAGGAGCTGAGGCACGACGGCGAAGAGTcgatattttaa